ATTGAGCAGTCCTGTCATTTCTTTGCCTGTGATTCATGTTGATGTGTAGAATTTCACTTTCATGGTGAGAATGGTGATAACCAACTGAGAGTTCTGGGTTTTGTAGAAGATGTTTAAGCAATTAGTCAGTGCTCCTCTACTTTAATTAAGCAATTAGTCAGTCCCCCCCGGCGGACAAAAACCACCCcacaaaagaaggaaatttatcAAATTGTATCAACCATTATAAATGGTATTTGTTTGCTGTTAAAGCTATATGCCAGTTTGTCTGTTGAATTTGACACCAGACATTACCAATTTATCCTTGTCAAATTTAAGCTTGACGCAGGAACAATTCAGATCAGATCCTCCATGGTGAAGGTCAAGAGGGATATCAGGTGTCCTGTTGCTCCAACATTTGACTCACTTGAAATTGTAGCAGTAAGGTGTCTTCCTTTCCTGAGTGATCTTTATTCCTTTTGCTCTTTATACTGCTGCAGTTTAGTGAAGTTCAGTGCAGGAAGTATGAAGTTGTTGCTCTTTATACTGCTTTCATTTTATTAGAAAATCGATTGATCTGTGCTTTAATTTGGGTTGATCTCAAACTAGTGCAAAGTTTTGTCATTCTGGCTTACAGTTCATGTTCTTAATAATCTAAGCTTTAGTTTGCTGCAGCTGACAAGGTTATGATTTATCTGACTGTTTTAATTAAGTCAATGTTTTACATTAATCAACTCTTATGTCTTATCCATACGTAGGTTGCAAGCAGCTTTGCTTGCTACTTAAAGGTGTTAAACTGCAATTTAAAGATTGAAGAGAGAACAATGCAATGTGATGCATCTGCTTACAAGTTTGATTAGTGAtcatgaaacttttttttttcataattcaGCCATAAACCAAGGAGATGTCAGCTATCGAAAAATTTGATTGCTCTTTTGAGCTATGGAGGAGTGCCAAGAAACTTTTTCCTGGATATTTTGAGAACTGTTCTTGAAGAGACGCAAGCATTATTTACAAACTTGCACGCAGCGCTTAAAGGTATTGCAGATCTGAATCTTATCTGCGTATTTGCTTTAGAGGACAAATCATTTTACATGCTCTCCTTTTATTGATGAGGATTTATAAAACTCTCTTGGCCAAAGATGGATGATGTTGTCTTTCAAATAGTTGTTCCACtcagaattttttttatgttaattTACTTCAACAGTCGCCACCAAttgccaaattttgaaaaaaaaaaaaaaaaaaaaaaaaacctttataCAAACGACATTGAAAAGTACTTCTCTTGGGGGCAATTGATGTTGCAGTTTCTATCCGAAATGGagacatggatgatggttggacTACCGCAAGAATGATATTAGCTGGAGTGCCTCTCAGTGAGCCTCACCTTCAGGATCGTTTAGCTAAACTGGCAAATTTTGAGAGGAAATCACTTAAAGAAGGAAAGCTCCCCATTAGTGAAAGCTTTTACGTGATGGGAACAGCTGATCCAACGGGCCTGTTAAAAGCTAATGAAGTCTGTGTGATCTTGTATGTGGACTACTTGGTTTCTTGTTAGTTGCGCATTTTACAATTCAGGCACATTTTGTAGGTGTCATTCATGGGAGTGAGGAATTGTCCTTGCAAGCATTTCATATCTTTTTCGATAATCTGGTTGAGTTTTTAACTTCTTGTTTTCTCCTCTACTGATATTGTTCGTCTATTTTGTACCATAATCAAGAAGTGTGTTTTTGCAGTTATGTAGCATCTTATCTGAATGTTAACATGTATATTCCTGTCTATTAGGGAGAATGGGCAAATATCAGGAAAGGTACTAGTATACAGAAATCCTGGTCTCCACTTTGGTGACGTACATGTCCTTGAAGCAGTATATGTGAAGGAGTTGGAAGATGTAATTGGCAATGCCAAATTTGGTATATTTTTCTCCACCAAAGGACAGAGATCAGTAGCAAATGAAATTGCCAATGGAGATTTTGATGGAGATATGTATTGGGTTTCCAGAAACCCGCAGGTTGGTACTGATATAAGCCCTTAAACCTATCCCTTATATCAAGATACACTTCACTTTTTGACTGCTTATTATGGAGCTGATGTGCTTAATGTGATGATTTAGTCTGTGTTGAATTTTTCAGACAGAGACAAAGAGACAGATAGAGAGAGCACTACAATATTTGGGTGATAGATATGTAAACAATATGGTGGCTGTTTAGAAGTAGCCAAGCTATCAATCCGTTggcttcttttcttccttttttctaaaaaataaaaaatcatgagGCCAAGTATTGTGGTTAAAGCTCATGTTGATAGTTTTTTTACTCGACGGACATTATGCTTTAATTGCAAACTTTTCGTGGATCCAGGAAATTGCATTTTTGTCGAAGGATCTGCCTCTCTCTTTATATTTCATCTGGTCTACATCTACTTATGAGCTTCCTTGTCTTAATGATAATACTATAGTTCGTACTCTTCTGGATATGACAGAAGTTGTTGAAGTTTGTCCACCACTTTTTATATTTCAGCTTTTGAAGTACTTTAGAGCCAGTGAACCATGGACTCGAGTGTATTCATCTCCACCAGCAGAAAACAAGAAGCCCAGTGATTTTTCAGCTGAAGCATTAGAATATGAGCTTTTTCGACTCTCTCTAGAGAAGCGGAAGCAAAGGTATGCAGGCTGCGTGCTCATTATAAAGACATACAGAGGTAGACGTaattaaaactttcaacaatcTCAAATCTGATACCTTTATAGTAGATGCCTGTACCTAGATCTGTGGTATTACCGAAAGGATATGAGTTACTTGTTTGGAGCAAAGTTTTCTGTTGAGTATGAACCAGGAGACCATTGGATGCACTAATCTGTGCCGCTAGTTAAAGATGCACTCCTTGAGCATCTATAGTTGTACCATGTACATTGTTCGTTACTcctatgacttttttttttgagttaaaTCGCGCGTTATGTTTGCTGGCTCATTATGTGATGTTTGTATGTTGTGAATGGTTCAAATGATTTGCTGTTTCAGCTTTAACATGGCTGTTGCTGCTCATAGCTGGCTCGCATTCATGGACCGTCTTTTGGTACTTCGGGATGAAAATGCTGGTGACACAGATGGTCTTAGGCAACAGATACTTAAATTGGTTGACATATATTATGATGCATTAGATGCACCCAAAAGCGGAAAGAAGGTAAGCTTCAGCACTTGAATTTTCTTGGCATTTTTATTCAACGTGTTTTGGCCTTGTGGATagctttcttaattttttatgatCTTGACATGCCTTTTCTCATGGAATTTGATCGCGGAATTACACACTTCTAAGTTCAATGCTTTGGTTAGGTGCACCCATTTCATGTGAATGGGCAACCCTTTCAAAGCTCTGGTCCCATGTTTGGCTTGTCGTGATACCAAAAAATGCCAGTTCCCAAGTACAACAATCAAATGGTGAATTGAGCGTTCGACCACTTTTCTTTGCTTCAGTGAAGAAGATGTTTTGGCTTCCATTTACATGTTTTTATGTGCTTATCCTACATGCAACTTTACGTACAAATAATTGGCAGATGGGGTTTAGACAAATACTTGGTGGTAGATAATATCAtacacttattttttttttttttttgttgctcgTCTCCTTTGAAGGGGAGTAGAATAATTATTATCTGACGAGGGATTGTTAGTCTGTCCACCGACATTCATTTTCCTCAGCGTATCCCTCCTGCTCTTCTGAAACAGGTAAATGTTCCCAGCGACCTGATAGCAAAAAGTTATCCGCACTATATGGGAAAAGGAAACAGCTACCATTCTACATCCATCCTGGGGGATATCTTCGATCAGACTGAGCAGTTTCAATCTGAAAGGCGCTCTATTGGAGGTAAAAATTGGTATTAATCGAAGTAAAAAGGTCGTGCAAAAATATACACTCCAGATGTTTAGGTTGATGAAACACTTTATAGTGAAATGTCATGTTGAGAATTGTGGGTTTGTGACCGTCTTCGCTCCtacattttctattttctttgtttcttgactagaagaagaaattgaagtAGCATCTATCATTTGGgcatattatattatattatattattttctgCTAGAAATATGGAAACTGCCTTGTTTCAATTCACGCATCCCTGAAGAGTACTTGAGCATGTGGATGGCGAGGTACGATGATTACCGGTATGAGATGCGAGACGCATTGGAACAAAATCCCGCCGACGACGGCCTGAAGAACAAGGCCGCAGACAGAGTGATCAAGAAATACAAGGAGGTCAGTGAATAATTACTCCTAGCGAAATGGATAGGATAGAGGATTGAATGGTTGGCTGAAATGAAGATTTTTTGCTCATGTAGTTGCTGTATGAAGCGGCAGAGTTGCAGGAAAGTAAGAAGAAGATGGAAGAAATCAATAACGAGGCGCTTGCCATCTACCATGTGAGCTATGATCATGCCATCGGTCGGGGATGTATTAGCAAATGCAGTTTTGCTTGGAGAGTGGCGGGTTCTGCTCTCTGCAACCTTCATGCCACAAATACCAGCACCAACGAATATCCAATGCTGGTTGTACCATCAGTCCTCCGGAATGCTTTATTTTAGCCCCCGTTCtgcaactaatttttttttttttttttggcttcttcttttttgtttttttgaagtTTGTAAGCGTGTAAATATTTATGTTAATGTCAGTGGTGCGCTCGACTTCCCTATATGTAGAATGATTAAAATTAATTATCAAAAAATAACTTTGAATTTTAACTCTCTTTTTCTTGGATTATTTAAAAAGTTTATAATCTAAATGCAAAAGGAAACAGAAACATTAAAAACTCCATgtctaaaatcagaaaatatattTCCCTCTAGGCATCTAAAGGACATAATTATAGAATAAAAAAGGAGTATGTTTATGATGTATTGGATATTCACCTCACTCAAACGCGATATTTACCTCAGCCCCGTCTGgattatattttttgaattttttataaaaaaattattataacgATCTGATACATATGAAGTAAAAATGtgttcaaaaaaatatataataacttttttgagaaaaattgtAATCTTTCGTCTCCTTTTAGGTGAAATCCAAAGAATAATCGGCTTatgcaaagtttttttttatctatgGCCAATGAAGATCGCCCCATACTGTGATAGATTTTTAACGGTAGACAAGGGTTGGTTGGTGGTGATTACCAGGCCTGGCCAAAGGCCTAATGGCACGAAAAATCATTCATTCATCTGAGGAAGAAGAAAGgccaaaaaggaaaacagacAAAACTCCCCCAGTTTATGATGTTACCCCTCGATGAGACATGTCGGTAGATATTTTcctcaaatgtcactcaaaAGTAAAAAGTGATCATGCATTAATATTCCGTTCCCACGGGTACGGGacgtttttctttttccgctGCCCCCGGGGGCGGTATGTGGGGTCGGCAGTTAGCTATGATCTCGAGGGCAGCAACTTATAATTACGAAAAGCACATCCATGTGCTTTTAGATTTGCTTTCCTTAAATCAGTCCTTCCTTGTACTGTACCGGGAAATTAGTACTAATTATTAgcttagtttgggagtttagaatagaaaagaaaagaagagaaaagagaagttagaaaataaaagaaaagacgGAAAAGGATTCAAGCTCCTATTTAAGTTGTTTGGGAGTTTTAAGCAAAGAAGAGAAggtaaaaaatttcttttattttggaagttaaaaacaattgaaaaaaatactcaaataaattacttcacaaatttattttttttgtaaataaatatgaattaaGTAAGTTGAGAGACTCATCAAATcggaaattaaaattttttgtatcaTAATTTCAAGGGCAATATTATCatattaaaaattttacttAAGCTTCCCTTCCTTTTCCACCCTACTTTGGACAGAAAGTTTTCCAAAACACAGAGGAAAgtgaaatattttcaaatattttcttttccttctcatttTTGCTCTCAAACAATGGAAAAAGTTTTTATAATCCTTTTCAATTCATTTCCTTCCTCCCAAACTAGCCATAAGCAAAATTTTTGCAGCAGCATCTTTAccattaaaattcaaaaatcaatggATATCTTCGGATTTGAGCAAATTAAGGAGGTTgtcaaagggaaaaaaaaaaaggaagaatgaaaaggtgaaaaaaaaatccatggaTACACAGTAGGCCTACCAATAAGGTGGTTAATGGGATTCACACGCCGAACAGTACAGTTTGAATAGTAAATTCTttgcaataattttttttaataatagtaTTGCAACACACTTTTTAttagatgaaataaaaatataattaaaaaatatgttgatgagataaaattttacaaataatccCCAATTTCCAAACAAAGTGCAATGTAGATCTTCTATATAATGCACACTGGGATCTGAATatagttttctctttttttttaaaattttttttctcttgatgAATTCCATGCATCGGTAAGTGTCGGACAGTAAAATTAATCTGAAATTCCTAACACTTACCCTCAGATAAATTGTGCCTAAACTGATTTGTTTGTTTAGGCCTCAGATAAATATTCCCatccattttttcttctttttttttttttgggtgcgaAATTCTCCTCCAATTATAAAATTGGTGGTTTAGGTCGGGGCTCCAAACTCCTAGCGCCCGAACCGTTTGACAATCCGACCGGCTTCCTTCGGACTGAAGCTAATCGAGAAGAATCAACCGCCCTTTAATTTGCGCGGGAATCTTCCTCTCCTTCCCCTTTtgtctcctctctctctctctctctttctcagaAGTCAGAGTTTATACCTTATAGACTAGAAAGCAGCGACAGCTATGGACTACTACTACTGCTGCGTAGCGTAACGACGATAGCAAGTCAGTTCCCACTGCGCACTTCCCAAGACAACACCCGCCACTTCCATTTCCCGGTTTCCTCCTCTTCACAGGTGTAGTATTACAAGTACAAAGCACCTGCGAAGAATGGGAGATTATCATCCTCCACAGCCCACCACTTTTCTCCACACACCCGCTACCTCCAAGGCAGCAATAATGGGATCTTCTCTTCAAACTCAACGTCGAGGGTCGGTTTCACTTTCAGAACCGGTGGAAAGAATGATCGAGCAGATCTGCATAGAAAAGCAGCAGCCGCCGCCTGATCATTATGCTCGCCAGAGGCTTTTTGATATTGGCGAAGAAAAAGCTTACGAGATTGTGAGGAGGATTTATTACTCCGAGGAGGCCATCCGGACTACTCTCAGTCGCTACATTACCTGGTTCACCGACAGCCCTCAAAGTCCCTTTCGCCAGTCCTCTTCTACTCCCTCCCCGCGCACGCCACCACCCCAACTTCACGCCAGCTCTTCCCCTCCTAAGCGTGCTCTGCATTTTCCTCCGCCTCCTCCCACTTGTTTTTCCCAATGTACGAGTACCTCCTTTTCTTCTTACTCCCACTACTTCAGTTCTTCCATAATTTACTGCTCGCTGGAGTGTTGATTTACTACTGCGGGTGTTTTGGTTGGTCCTTCTTGCCGTTGCAATTATTCAACTGgactgtttttctttttgttctttgtCGCAAAGAATTTTTTCAATGCATTGCACCTCCATCTTTTCTCGTACCAGAAATATCTGAGCTTTGATTTTAATTTTGGGGTGGTGTTTGTTATTTTTCTTAGTACTTTCGATATATCAGTAAAATAGCTTATGCTTACAACTTCCTCTCTTTGCTGAGTTGTTGATTTCGAAGTTCAAATGTATTAGAAAAACTTTTATGCATGTCTTTCTTTTCAACCTACATTTTGAAAACTTTCATTGATATACATTATTATGTATTTGAATCCAACGTTGGCTTTCTTTCttcatcccccccccccctaacAACAACCCCCAACCCCCAAACACAAAAGCACCACAAAAAACAAcccccaagaaaaaaaaaccgtTTGCGGCGCTAGTGGTTGTCCTTATGACCATGATCAGCTTTTTCTTCCCCAAGAAAATATCTGTTGCTTAATGTAAGTGAGCTTCTAGACAAGAGAATAAGTATTAACGAGACTGTATTTTTTAATAGTTTATTCTTTTCCTCGAATTTTTGTTGCATTCATTTTACTAATTTGTTGTCCCTATGATTCATGATGGGCTTGGACGTTTGTACTGCAATGCAGGTGATGAAAGCCCTTGTTCTCCGATGTCAAAGCTGAATATGAGCTCTCCCTTACCGCATCCCGAGAGTGCAAGGCCTTCACAGACTACTCACAAGTCAATGTTTTGTTGTGAACCTGGCGTTGAAGAGAGCACAAGCACCCACGATATGGGTTATCATTTTAAAGTCCTCAATGAAATCAGCTACCAGTTGACGGTCCTTAGTCAACTTGAGTTCAGAAAGTTCTTTCTCTTGTACTCTTACATTGGGAGGCTAGTCCTGTTCTTCATCCACATGTCAAGTCTGGTCTATTGTTGGCCATTTCTTTAACTGAGCCAGTTCTATTTGCAGGAGCAAGTTGGAAGAGGTTATAACTACCGAAAATGCCAATAAGATTTTAGAAATGAAAAATCTCCCAATGGGGGTTTACGAGTCTTGCATTTGGGATATGTGTGGAAAACAGTTATGTGCTCCGTCAGATAGAATAGAGGTTAAAATCACATTCAGTCTTTCTGatattagttttattttgtATATGATTGTCCTGCCTTTTCCCTGTTAGAGCCACCTTTCTCGTTGAGAGTCATAATTGGCAGGCATTTCTTCTGCATGCTTCCTTTTTTTGGTCAATCCCttttgctctcccttttctAAACTTTGAATTATATTATGGTCCAGAGTTCTAtatgaaaagtgaaagtgtTGATTTACTGAAAAGTTAATTAACCAACAACGTTAGGTTAGAGCATAATATGACAAAATGATACAAGTAATATTTATGAACTTTCAATCCATCATCTTTTGTCTTGTAGGTCATCAATTGGGACTCTGGGAAGACGCATTTTTACTATTGTCACGTTTATGAAGATGGAAGTTATTGTTTCAAGGTTTGTGTGAGAATAGTGAAGGAAGATACATCAGGTGttcatttttttgtattttgaaaAGATTTGAATTTTGCAAGAGCATCAGGCATTTGTAATATACTGCAATTATCATGACTTGAAGCTGTTCAAGTAGTGTAGAAGGTGATCTCTTCATTATGGTTGGTGTATCTTGGCATGCTAACCGAGGCGAGGCTTTCTTATAGTAGTGTaattttactttatatattgtGAAGAATATAGGTTTTAGAAAGATACTGAGTTTTTAGTATTTCCAAATTGTCCTTGTACTATAAACAAAGTAATCATTAGCTAGAAGGTTGAAAATAAAATGGGTGAACAGAGTTTTCTGAAACTGGTCCAAGTTTCCAACTGGCTACCAAATCATCTACCCGACTTCCTTCTGTAGctgttttttccccttctttagTAGTTATCTCTACCTAGATAATAGTACATGTTTTTATGACCATGTAGTTTCGTTAGCTCTCATTTTGACTTTACTTTATTCACTAGTTTAATAACCTGTGTACGTTATTGTAGAATTTGAACAAATGCTGATACTCAGTTTGAGTATCATTTGTAGAATTTGGCCAAATGCTACGTAACAGATTGCATTTTCTCAGGGACCTTACTTAAAGACCATAAGAACTCACCTTCAAAGAGCGTTAGGAGATGACAACGTGTTGATTGTCAGGTTTGTTGATGATGGCAAATGTAATTCTGACAGGATCATTGAGGATGGAATTATTGTTGGTTTGAGGCGCTACCGCTTTTTCGGTTGGTTTCCACTCCTTTCCCTAATTGGAAGACCTTCAATTGTTTCAGCTTGATTTTCCATTTCCCAAAACATATTTGCTTGGAATTGCTTTTATATTCTCTGTTCTAGACAGCTATAACTTCTTTAGATGCATTGCTAAACTTGCtatcttttgcatttctttgaGTCGCCTGTACTTGAGTTATTTCCTGTCAGCAACAACATAGTCTATTGCCTCATACAGCCTTACCTTGGTCCTGCCAATTACATCAAGATTAACCTGACATTTTTTTCAAGTTTCTTCCAATTGTACCAAGGTTCTGCTTTAAGCTGGCATTATTTAATGAAAGCACCGGCTTACTAGGTCAATATTTGGGtaagaatgcaaaagaaaagactTAATTGAGCAGCCTTGTTGTTCTTGTCAtcatttaaacttttttttttgctcgtTTGTAGATCTCATTCTGTACATGGTTATAACACTTGAACAGAGTGCATGAATCGTTCTACGAGGTTTTACTATTGCATTCCAGGCTGCAACTATCCTTCTAGATAACCTCTTTCTCTCGTACACTAGCTTGTTTGCCATTTTTCAATAAGAAAATGATCATCTGTTCTTGGTCAACAGCAATTCGTTGCAACTTTGTTTGTTTCACTTATAAGGATTCTAATTACAGGTTTGGCATATGGTAACAGCTTGCACATCATATGACATCTATCTAATTGGCTGTTGGCACTTTCATCCCATTTCCCTCATGTTAAGCTTTTGGTTTGTTCTTGTACAGATTGTTTTACTAAAAGTAGGCAGTATCTTGTGCGGTCATGTGATGTTTTCTTTGTTGTTAATTTTGCAGCTTTTAAAGATGAATGCAAAGAtgccaagaagaaaaaaaaaggattggaGAAGAATAAAACTCCTCTTTCTGCTTTTCCCAAGTGCTACTTCGTTCGATTTGATTCTATTGCTACTTCTGGCACTGATGAGCCATACCTTTTATCTTCACTGGAAGTGAATGAAGCAAGGCGCCTATTTATGGATGTGAACAGCATTTCTAGCATGGCAAAATACATAGCTAGGTGATACTTTTATTGTTAATGTGGATATCCATATCTAAGACTTGTATGAGTTGTAAATGTTCTGTACTTGTTCTAAGTGCAGGTTTTCCCTGATCTTGTCAAAGACGATAAAACTTCCAGTGGATCTTTCTTCTGTTGTCATTGATGATACAATTCAAGATATAGAATGCCGTGTATGACCTTTGCTTCTTTTCCTTGTTGTTTTCACTTCCTTCCTTGGCTAGGAGCAATTTCCTTCATCCTCTCATAATGGACATGTTCTTGCTCTATTAT
The Coffea arabica cultivar ET-39 chromosome 6c, Coffea Arabica ET-39 HiFi, whole genome shotgun sequence genome window above contains:
- the LOC113694188 gene encoding probable RNA-dependent RNA polymerase 5 isoform X2; translated protein: MDNPFRTPPPHPPPPPPLQGQVPLPPKVEEVINRICAEKHHDPPDHLARKKLARVGEEAALDVVRRIYNTPNPIRSLSGYITYLVNQSDCGGAGASGSQVAEVSCATATAAPEESIPYYFSPLKRPLPSSPSASPISPQNGESSGYQKLDRRVGSPSSSNLPMPKASKVTRQLQFSGEPERNEKKITPEVFSYQRTLLTSKLEYRKLFLIYSYIGRRKFEDVVSDDDADQILEMKDLPMGNFESRIWDAYGKRYVPAADRRQGPCLDTTSTHLQRTLGDDNILIVKFAEDGRSCIDRILKEGILVGLRCYQFFVIKDESKGTKKQKEMEKDKTSLSPAVRCYFVNYDSIAARGNSESYSLCPSNLNKARCHFMHVHMVSSLAKYMARFSLILSKTIKLPVDLSSIVIESIEDIPCRDENGDEILDEDGEVLVLTDGTGFISEDLALKCPQNFCSAKFLKDNDFEDVLHQERRVEDWNRKPPLLMQCRLFSRGLAVKGTLLVNRKLDAGTIQIRSSMVKVKRDIRCPVAPTFDSLEIVAVSHKPRRCQLSKNLIALLSYGGVPRNFFLDILRTVLEETQALFTNLHAALKVSIRNGDMDDGWTTARMILAGVPLSEPHLQDRLAKLANFERKSLKEGKLPISESFYVMGTADPTGLLKANEVCVILENGQISGKVLVYRNPGLHFGDVHVLEAVYVKELEDVIGNAKFGIFFSTKGQRSVANEIANGDFDGDMYWVSRNPQLLKYFRASEPWTRVYSSPPAENKKPSDFSAEALEYELFRLSLEKRKQSFNMAVAAHSWLAFMDRLLVLRDENAGDTDGLRQQILKLVDIYYDALDAPKSGKKVNVPSDLIAKSYPHYMGKGNSYHSTSILGDIFDQTEQFQSERRSIGEIWKLPCFNSRIPEEYLSMWMARYDDYRYEMRDALEQNPADDGLKNKAADRVIKKYKELLYEAAELQESKKKMEEINNEALAIYHVSYDHAIGRGCISKCSFAWRVAGSALCNLHATNTSTNEYPMLVVPSVLRNALF